From the Scophthalmus maximus strain ysfricsl-2021 chromosome 11, ASM2237912v1, whole genome shotgun sequence genome, one window contains:
- the LOC118299098 gene encoding extracellular calcium-sensing receptor-like — protein HHQVTDRQFLASEAWSTSGDLLQNPATSKVASGVLGVAIRSSAMPGFENYLKRLNPSRHPDDKFLIEFWEKMFGCSPAAAPFPSNATSPPRADGLLQKASLPLCSGTESLEAVQNLFTDTSQLRVTYNVYLAAYAAAHALHSLLSCPNGNSPPGKNSSTCSFPKHIKPIQVLEHLSKVNFTTPQGETFYFQGADVPAKYDLVNWQSTPEGQLKLVVIGRVDGFDLRLNESAIHWSTGANQEVPVSVCSESCPPGTRMATRKGEPACCFDCIPCADGEISNITGSPHCEPCPSDYWSNEKRTACIPRQLDFLSFDETLGITLTTVAVSGATVTTAVFAVFIYFRQTPMVRANNSELSFLLLLSLKLCFLCALLFIGRPSVWSCRFQQAAFGISFVLCVSCLQVKTIVVLAAFRSARPGAKALMKWFGPAQQRGSVCLFTCIQVIICVIWLSLSPPVPQPDFDKPGLKVTLKCAMASVVGFSLVLGYIGLLACTCLLLAFLARKLPDNFNEAKLITFSMLIFCAVWVAFVPAYVSSPGKYAVAVEIFAIIASSYGLLLCIFAPKCFIILLRPEKNTKKNLMAK, from the exons CATCACCAggtgactgacagacagtttCTGGCCAGTGAAGCCTGGAGCACGAGTGGTGATCTTCTCCAAAACCCTGCCACTTCTAAAGTGGCAAGCGGTGTACTCGGTGTGGCCATTCGGAGTTCGGCCATGCCTGGGTTCGAAAATTATCTCAAGAGACTGAATCCATCTCGTCATCCTGATGATAAGTTCTTGATAGAATtttgggaaaaaatgtttgGCTGTAGCCCTGCAGCCGCACCTTTTCCTTCCAATGCCACTTCACCACCTCGTGCAGACGGTTTGCTTCAAAAGGCTTCTCTACCGCTCTGCAGCGGCACCGAGTCCCTGGAGGCAGTGCAGAATCTCTTCACTGACACCTCTCAGCTGAGGGTGACATACAATGTCTACCTTGCTGCTTACGCTGCAGCCCACGCCCTCCACAGCCTGCTCTCATGCCCAAACGGCAACAGCCCTCCAGGAAAAAacagctccacctgctccttTCCAAAACATATCAAAcccatacag GTCCTGGAGCACCTGAGCAAAGTGAACTTCACCACACCGCAGGGTGAAACGTTTTATTTCCAAGGCGCTGATGTTCCAGCAAAATATGACCTGGTGAACTGGCAGAGTACCCCAGAAGGGCAACTCAAacttgttgtgattggtcgTGTGGATGGATTTGACCTCCGCCTTAATGAGTCAGCAATTCATTGGAGCACGGGAGCCAATCAGGAG GTGCCTGTTTCAGTGTGCAGTGAGAGCTGCCCCCCAGGGACCCGCATGGCAACCAGGAAAGGGGAACCTGCCTGCTGCTTCGACTGTATCCCGTGTGCTGACGGGGAGATTAGCAATATAACTG GTTCTCCCCACTGTGAGCCCTGTCCGTCTGACTACTGGTCCAATGAAAAACGAACCGCCTGTATCCCTCGCCAGTTGGACTTCCTGTCCTTTGATGAAACCTTGGGCATTACCCTGACAACAGTCGCTGTATCTGGTGCCACGGTGACAACGGCTGTGTTTGctgtgttcatttatttccGTCAAACACCTATG GTGCGAGCGAACAACTCAGAACTCAGCTTTCTGCTTCTGCTGTCGCTGAAGCTCTGCTTCCTGTGCGCACTGTTGTTCATCGGCCGTCCGTCGGTCTGGTCGTGTCGGTTCCAGCAGGCAGCTTTTGGGATCAgctttgtgctgtgtgtttcctgcctCCAAGTCAAAACCATAGTGGTTCTCGCAGCGTTTCGCTCAGCTCGGCCTGGTGCTAAAGCCTTGATGAAGTGGTTTGGTCCAGCCCAACAGAGAGGCAGCGTCTGCCTCTTCACCTGCATACAG GTTATCATCTGTGTTATTTGGCTATCGCTCAGCCCCCCAGTGCCTCAACCTGACTTCGATAAACCGGGGTTAAAGGTCACCCTGAAGTGTGCCATGGCCTCTGTGGTGGGCTTTTCTCTGGTTCTGGGCTACATTGGCCTGCTGGCCTGCACCTGCCTCCTCTTGGCCTTTCTCGCTCGGAAACTCCCTGACAACTTCAACGAGGCCAAACTGATCACCTTCAGCATGCTGATCTTCTGTGCGGTCTGGGTGGCGTTTGTGCCTGCTTATGTTAGTTCTCCTGGAAAATATGCAGTTGCTGTGGAGATCTTTGCAATCATTGCTTCAAGCTACGGTTTGCTGTTGTGTATCTTTGCTCCAAAGTGTTTCATCATTCTTTTGAGgcctgagaaaaacacaaagaaaaacctgaTGGCCAAGTAG